From a single Uloborus diversus isolate 005 unplaced genomic scaffold, Udiv.v.3.1 scaffold_11, whole genome shotgun sequence genomic region:
- the LOC129232172 gene encoding uncharacterized protein LOC129232172, whose product MLSDIERAFLQISLNEFDRDVVRFLFVKHDPNKNDNVEVVVHRFLRLTFGINVSPFVLSATIKEHIKKYEEAYPVTTEVLNTCFYVDDLVTDADNINDALKISIEANNIMKKASMNLRKWISNDDVLMKMWEEREFNILPGDFSNNCNEPVTNCNEPCKVLGLPWDIKEDTFAIEVKDLLEFIKTGKNTKRFVLQVAGRIFDPLGFVTPYTIRIKCLFQELWIRKISWDAELPDDIFKIWNCWCFELPTLLKLRISRNVLDCAELSSCDIELHTFSDASPKAYGAVVFVLIRSDDKVIVNFLTSKSRVAPLKKITLPRMELLGALLAARLANEVANVLKRKISPPMYFWTDSQIALYWIRGSTLKWKTFVCNRVKEIQELTDPD is encoded by the coding sequence ATGTTATCGGATATAGAGCGTGCGTTTTTGCAAATATCGCTAAATGAATTTGATAGAGATGTAGTTAGATTCCTTTTTGTTAAACATGATCCTAATAAGAATGACAATGTAGAAGTAGTAGTTCATCGTTTCTTACGTCTGACATTCGGAATAAATGTGAGCCCTTTTGTGTTGTCTGCAACCATTAAAGAACACATCAAAAAGTACGAAGAAGCCTATCCCGTTACTACTGAAGTACTCAATACCTGTTTTTACGTTGATGACCTTGTTACTGATGCAGACAATataaatgatgctttaaaaatttctattgaaGCAAATAACATAATGAAAAAAGCTAGTATGAATCTACGCAAATGGATTTCGAATGATGATGTGTTGATGAAAATGTGGGAAGAACGAGAATTTAATATATTACCGGGTGATTTCTCAAATAACTGTAACGAACCAGTAACGAACTGTAACGAACCATGTAAGGTTCTCGGACTGCCGTGGGACATTAAGGAAGATACTTTCGCTATAGAAGTAAAGGATTTGCTTGAATTTATCAAGACCGGAAAGAATACAAAACGATTTGTGCTGCAAGTAGCTGGTAGAATATTCGATCCTCTAGGATTTGTGACACCATACACCATCAGAATTAAGTGCCTGTTTCAAGAATTATGGATTCGGAAAATTTCCTGGGACGCTGAGCTGCCAgatgacatttttaaaatctggAATTGCTGGTGCTTTGAACTTCCTACATTGTTAAAACTTCGAATTTCCAGAAACGTCCTTGATTGTGCAGAACTTTCAAGTTGTGACATAGAACTGCATACCTTTTCGGACGCCAGTCCTAAAGCTTATGGTGCCGTCGTGTTTGTACTGATAAGATCTGATGACAAAGTAATTGTGAACTTTCTTACATCTAAAAGCCGTGTGGCTCCGTTAAAAAAGATTACTCTTCCAAGAATGGAGTTGCTAGGAGCCTTACTTGCTGCTAGATTAGCAAATGAAGTTGCAAATGTGTTGAAGCGGAAAATATCCCCTCCTATGTACTTTTGGACAGATTCTCAAATAGCACTATACTGGATAAGAGGTTCAACTTTGAAGTGGAAAACCTTCGTCTGCAACCGTGTGAAAGAAATTCAGGAACTTACGGACCCCGATTAA